In Desulfobacterales bacterium, the sequence TAAGATCGAATAACCGACGATGTCCACAGCCAAAAGATAAAATTTGATTGCTCATCTTCAGATGCTACGCTTGACATTCGCTGCATTTCTTGAGCGCCGCGGCAAGAAGGCCGCACCCAATGATAAGCAGCGTCTTATTCATGGAAGCAATAGTACTGGAAGGTGTAACCATCTTAGAAGATGGGAGTGGAACCAACGTAGCAGCGTATTGTCGAAATCCTCAACATCCCCAAAATAGCAACGCTTAAAATTCAAAGAGAGCTGGCCCTAAACATAACACCTGGGCCGCTCTCTTTTTTTTGCAATGTTGTGCCAGTTAAAGTTGCTGAGGATACTGTCGCAAAAATTGATCCACCAGATAGTCACGAATATGCTTGCGGGCTTCATCGGTTAGATCCTCAAATTCAAGACCGATCTGCAGCGCTTGGCTGGTTTGATCCGATTCGCGGGCCCAATCCACTCGCCCGTTGACCCACAGCGGCATCTCAGCTACTGTATTATTCTGGTGGGGTATCAGTGAATTAATATCAATACCAATTTTGTGACCTGCAGCAAACAAGGCGTCAAGAAGGGCTTTTTCACCATTTTTAATCTCTATGCAAAGCCCGCCCTGGCTTATATTTTTGGTTGTTGCCAAGTAGGTTTGGCTCGTCGGATTTCCTGTAATTCTTAATTGCACCTCGAGCGCTTTTTCCAGTCTGACATAGGCTCTGCGTTCACTGCCGTTAAACTGTTTTGCTTCCATTTCATCTCCCCCTATCGCCAAGAATCCGTCATTAAGGCTGGGTCAGCCTTACCCATCCGTGCAATGGCAAACGACATGGGATAATTCAGGCACCCGCACGGCAGCCCTTTGCGAAACTTCAGGCACTGCGCTGGTTTATATTTGGGTGTTTTCTATTTGGAATTTTAATTGAAGCTATCTCAAAAATGCATCTAACCCGGCAGAGGCGGGCAGGCGCTCAATGCTCCGCCAATATTGGTGGCGGATTACAAACAGATTCAAAATGCTCGAATACTAATCCGCCGGAGGCGAACGCCACTGTTGAATCGGCCTGCGACGAGCTACTCTCGGCCTGTGTTCGAGTCGAAGGCAGTCGTGCCGTTTGCGCCTTGCCCTTGAGCGTAACCTACTATTTTTAAGACAGCTTCTTGTTAAATTGGCTAAAGCCAGTTTTGTCCCCAGTTGTGTGTTTCTTTTACGGAAGGCCAACAATGCAAAGGGTGCAGTGTAGTGCAGGATGTCCTCATTTCTAACTATAGCTAAAATTGACCGAAAAGGCAAATTTACTGCACAGAGTTGGTTTGGCCAGTTTAGTCCGTTGAGCCAGTTAAAAACGGATAGATATCTAATTTTTATTACGGGAAACGGGCTCAACCTTATGGCGCAATTTAGTCATTAAAATTCGGTGGGTAGCGGTTTCTGAGCGCAACGTCATTTTGGAGACGGTAATGTCAAATTCAAAATGAAAAAATTTAAAAAGATCTTGGCCGCCTTTTCTGATCTCCCACACAAGAATGACCTCACCGCCGGGCCTTAGATGGGATTTGAACAGGTGCAGAAGTGCATTAAGATACTTTTCTTTATAAGTAACTTCAGATGCGACGATGCAATTATACTGGGTCTTTAGCTGTGGACGGAACCAGTCCAGCTTGATAATCGGAAAATCCGGACAATTATTGTAGTGAGCGTTAGCCCGGGCAAAATTTATGGCGTGCGGATCATATTCGGACAGGGTAATCTGGTGGCCGAAGGTTGCGGCAACAATACTGACCTGACCGACACCACCACCGATTTCTAAAAATCTGTTGCTGGCATCCGGCGGCATATCAGCCAGATATGATGACAGCACCCACGACGCCGGCCAGATTTTTGCCCACAGCGGAAAGTCATTAAATACATCGTAGGGATTCAGAAACCGATGCAAATATTTCGGCAGCAGGAAGCTAAATTTCCTATTATTAATGACCATGTCGGTGGTCTCGGTTTCGTACGTCTTATGAAATTCTTCGAGTGAGAATACCATATCAGCTAAGTCTGTTGCCTTAATAAGCAGATATCTTTGACAATGCTGTTCTTTGCGTACCACATAAAAATGCCTCTGTAAAATATTTATCAGCACCGCGGTTTTTCGGTCGCTTGGCCCATTGTAATGCTGGTATTGGCAAAAGTGCATCGATATGATCGGATCGGGTGGTAAAGGGTTGATATCACCTCAACTTCACTGAATTTTACCAGCAAAAATATGGGTTGTAACTGGCGATAACACTTCTTATATTAGGCGTCGATTGAACGCTGCCCGAACACCAGTCCAGGAGTCCTTATGAAGCAAACCTATTATGTCGACGGTCAATTTGTAGATGCAACGGAGGCAGTCATTCCGGTTGACGACCTTGCGATTATGAGAGGATATGGCGTCTTTGATCTTTTGCGCACCTTAAACGGTCGGCCGTTATTTCTGAAAGAACACATTCAGCGACTTGAAGAATCGGCACGACGTATCGGTATTAAGTTGCCATGGACGCAACGCCAACTGGT encodes:
- a CDS encoding PilZ domain-containing protein; protein product: MEAKQFNGSERRAYVRLEKALEVQLRITGNPTSQTYLATTKNISQGGLCIEIKNGEKALLDALFAAGHKIGIDINSLIPHQNNTVAEMPLWVNGRVDWARESDQTSQALQIGLEFEDLTDEARKHIRDYLVDQFLRQYPQQL
- a CDS encoding class I SAM-dependent methyltransferase, which gives rise to MVFSLEEFHKTYETETTDMVINNRKFSFLLPKYLHRFLNPYDVFNDFPLWAKIWPASWVLSSYLADMPPDASNRFLEIGGGVGQVSIVAATFGHQITLSEYDPHAINFARANAHYNNCPDFPIIKLDWFRPQLKTQYNCIVASEVTYKEKYLNALLHLFKSHLRPGGEVILVWEIRKGGQDLFKFFHFEFDITVSKMTLRSETATHRILMTKLRHKVEPVSRNKN